The following proteins are encoded in a genomic region of Peromyscus eremicus chromosome 14, PerEre_H2_v1, whole genome shotgun sequence:
- the Clec14a gene encoding C-type lectin domain family 14 member A — protein MRPALALCLLCPAFWPRPGSSEHPTADRAACSASGACYSLHHATIKRRAAEEACSLRGGTLSTVHSGLELRAVLALLRAGPGPGGGSKDLLFWVALERGRSQCTLEREPLRGFSWLSPDTDDSEDDTLPWVEEPQLSCTVRKCAGLQVTGGVEPAGWKEMRCHLRANGYLCKYQFEALCPAPRPGAASNLSFRAPFRLSSSALDFSPPGTEVSVICPGDLSVSATCIQEETSARWDGLFPGALLCPCSGRYLRAGKCVELPDCLDHLGGFACECAAGFELGKDRRSCEAKREGQPTFAGTELPTRHVSATPASPVTNRTWPGKLGEKPQITGQDSFATSIPEILQWGTQSTLPTVQKSPQVKPKVTVTPSGSVIPTLNYTSSPSVSPTFDSSTVVFILVSIAVIVLVILTMTVLGLFKLCFHKSPTSRTRKEALDSRGVESNAEATALSPNSTHCTDNGVKVGDCGLRGRAEGASLAGSSLGSGDT, from the coding sequence ATGAGGCCAGCGCTTGCCCTGTGCCTCCTCTGTCCTGCGTTCTGGCCCAGGCCAGGGAGTAGTGAGCACCCCACCGCAGATCGCGCTGCCTGTTCAGCCTCGGGGGCTTGCTACAGCTTGCACCACGCTACCATCAAGAGGCGGGCAGCCGAGGAGGCCTGCAGCCTGCGCGGCGGGACTCTCAGCACCGTGCACTCAGGCTTGGAGCTGCGAGCGGTGCTCGCTCTCCTGCGTGCGGGTCCCGGGCCTGGCGGAGGCTCCAAGGACCTTCTGTTCTGGGTGGCTCTGGAGCGTGGCCGTTCCCAGTGTACGCTagagagagagccactgaggGGTTTCTCCTGGCTGTCCCCGGACACAGATGACTCGGAGGACGACACACTGCCATGGGTGGAGGAACCACAACTTTCCTGCACCGTGCGAAAGTGTGCGGGGCTCCAGGTCACCGGGGGAGTGGAGCCTGCAGGCTGGAAGGAGATGCGCTGTCACCTGCGCGCCAATGGCTACTTATGCAAGTATCAGTTTGAGGCCCTGTGCCCCGCACCCCGTCCCGGAGCTGCCTCTAACTTGAGTTTCCGAGCGCCTTTCCGGCTGAGCAGCTCCGCGCTGGACTTCAGCCCTCCTGGGACCGAGGTGAGTGTGATATGTCCCGGGGACCTCTCTGTCTCCGCCACCTGCATCCAGGAAGAGACAAGCGCGCGCTGGGACGGGCTTTTCCCTGGGGCCCTGCTCTGCCCTTGCTCTGGGAGGTACCTTCGTGCTGGCAAGTGTGTGGAGCTCCCTGACTGCCTAGACCACTTAGGAGGCTTCGCCTGCGAATGTGCGGCAGGCTTTGAGCTGGGCAAAGACAGACGCTCTTGTGAGGCCAAACGGGAAGGACAGCCAACCTTTGCTGGGACCGAGCTGCCCACCAGGCACGTATCAGCCACTCCAGCCAGCCCAGTGACAAACAGAACGTGGCCAGGCAAGCTAGGAGAGAAGCCCCAGATCACTGGACAAGACAGTTTTGCCACGTCTATTCCTGAGATTCTTCAATGGGGAACACAGAGTACCTTACCTACTGTTCAAAAATCCCCACAAGTCAAGCCAAAAGTCACTGTCACACCATCAGGAAGCGTGATCCCCACATTGAACTACACATCTTCCCCCTCTGTTTCCCCGACTTTTGACTCCTCCACCGTGGTCTTCATACTTGTGAGCATAGCAGTAATAGTGTTGGTGATCTTGACCATGACAGTGCTGGGACTTTTCAAACTCTGCTTCCACAAGAGCCCTACCTCCAGGACAAGGAAGGAAGCTTTGGACTCACGGGGTGTGGAAAGCAATGCTGAGGCCACTGCCTTGAGCCCCAATTCTACACATTGTACTGACAATGGGGTAAAGGTTGGGGACTGTGGTCTGCGGGGCCGAGCTGAGGGTGCCTCACTGGCTGGGTCCTCTCTTGGTTCAGGGGACACCTAG